One window of Oncorhynchus kisutch isolate 150728-3 linkage group LG25, Okis_V2, whole genome shotgun sequence genomic DNA carries:
- the LOC109876189 gene encoding noggin-2, translating into MAFSKTLLVYVLVSIHLGDSQHYLRLRPSPSEHLPVPVLKEDPDPEYDPREQDLAERNLRKKLGSNFDPNFMSISSPMLVNLSVQDTQMKLQGPMPNEIKKLDISEAPYGKRVKLGKKARRKFLQWLWTYTHCPVVYTWKDLGVRFWPRYIKEGNCFNERSCSFPEGMFCKPTKSITKTFLRWYCQGFLRQKYCTWIPVQYPIISECKCSC; encoded by the coding sequence ATGGCCTTCTCAAAGACACTACTAGTTTATGTACTGGTATCCATTCACCTTGGAGATTCGCAACATTATCTACGCCTGCGCCCCTCGCCCAGCGAGCATCTTCCCGTGCCAGTCCTCAAGGAGGACCCCGACCCGGAATACGACCCCAGGGAACAGGACTTGGCCGAGAGGAATCTGCGGAAAAAGCTTGGCAGCAACTTTGATCCCAACTTTATGTCCATCAGCTCGCCCATGCTGGTGAATCTCTCCGTACAAGACACCCAGATGAAACTGCAAGGACCCATGCCAAACGAGATTAAAAAACTGGATATCTCAGAGGCCCCCTACGGGAAGCGGGTAAAATTGGGAAAGAAAGCCCGCAGGAAATTTCTGCAGTGGTTGTGGACGTATACGCACTGTCCGGTGGTGTATACCTGGAAGGATTTGGGCGTGAGGTTCTGGCCACGCTACATCAAGGAGGGAAACTGCTTCAATGAGCGATCTTGTTCCTTCCCCGAGGGGATGTTTTGCAAACCTACCAAGTCAATCACCAAGACTTTTCTCCGGTGGTATTGTCAAGGGTTTTTAAGACAGAAATATTGTACGTGGATACCGGTGCAATATCCAATCATCTCAGAGTGTAAGTGCTCTTGCTGA